A part of Bacillota bacterium genomic DNA contains:
- a CDS encoding endonuclease, with product MEKRKHTTTKEGVSLTWKQLGGIVAVLILLVACLHRTSGPLPALSGSFLQELPQEPVTTLTVMTYNINYGRDSDGTLDLEATQRAMIQGGLPDLIGLQEVDVRYARRSLHEDQVRTLAEGLGMYYAYGPALSRIWNGYFGNALLSKYPIVEVSNHRLPQIGTQEDRSFLHAVVDVPGFGLVNVIVTHLGLKAQERLSHVQTILEYTTRLEGPVILLGDWNAEREDSLWLLEEHYVDAGRLFDPQGSTFPSSSSTGARIDRVYLSPDLVPKAYQVIDAQASDHRPVVVKLEKVNPEDRH from the coding sequence ATGGAAAAAAGAAAACATACTACTACGAAAGAAGGGGTTTCCTTGACTTGGAAGCAGCTGGGAGGGATCGTGGCGGTTCTCATCTTACTTGTGGCCTGTTTACATAGGACGTCCGGGCCCCTGCCTGCCCTTTCGGGAAGCTTCCTACAGGAGCTGCCCCAGGAACCTGTCACCACCCTTACGGTGATGACTTATAACATCAACTATGGGCGTGACAGTGACGGTACTTTGGATCTGGAGGCCACCCAACGGGCGATGATCCAAGGGGGTCTGCCGGATTTGATCGGCCTGCAGGAGGTGGATGTCCGGTATGCCCGGCGCTCCTTGCATGAGGATCAAGTGCGGACCCTGGCCGAAGGATTGGGTATGTATTACGCCTATGGCCCGGCCCTGTCCCGGATCTGGAACGGCTATTTCGGCAATGCCCTGTTGAGCAAATACCCCATTGTAGAGGTGTCCAATCACCGGTTGCCCCAGATTGGTACGCAGGAGGATCGGTCTTTCCTCCATGCGGTGGTGGATGTGCCGGGGTTCGGCCTGGTGAACGTGATCGTGACCCATCTGGGGCTGAAGGCCCAGGAACGGTTGAGCCATGTCCAAACGATCTTGGAATACACCACCAGGCTTGAGGGGCCGGTGATCCTCTTGGGGGATTGGAATGCGGAAAGGGAAGATTCCCTGTGGCTTTTGGAGGAACACTATGTGGATGCCGGCCGCCTGTTTGATCCCCAAGGGAGTACCTTCCCCAGTTCTTCCTCCACCGGGGCCCGGATCGATCGCGTCTATCTTTCCCCTGATCTTGTACCCAAGGCTTATCAGGTCATCGATGCCCAAGCATCGGATCACCGCCCGGTGGTGGTAAAACTAGAAAAGGTTAATCCTGAAGATCGGCATTAG
- a CDS encoding response regulator transcription factor, whose product MKVLIIDDDPLVCQALKTILEANPDLEVVGVGYDGQQAIALFSKLQPDVLLMDIRMKGTSGLTACQEILRHHPQARILFLTTFSDDEYILQALKLGAKGYILKQDFEGIVPALKAVHRGQSVFGEAIITKLPTLLKEDRPRDLRQFDITEREQRIIELVAQGLSNKEIAQTLHLSEGTVRNYLSTILEKLGLRDRTQLAVFFLTGK is encoded by the coding sequence GTGAAGGTTCTCATCATCGATGACGACCCCCTGGTGTGCCAAGCATTGAAGACCATCCTGGAGGCAAACCCAGACCTGGAAGTGGTGGGAGTAGGTTACGACGGCCAACAGGCCATCGCGCTTTTCTCCAAACTACAGCCCGATGTCCTACTGATGGACATCCGGATGAAGGGGACCTCGGGACTGACCGCTTGCCAAGAAATCCTGCGCCACCATCCCCAGGCCCGGATCCTGTTTCTCACCACCTTTTCCGATGATGAATATATCCTCCAAGCCCTCAAACTGGGCGCCAAGGGATATATCCTCAAACAGGATTTCGAAGGGATTGTACCCGCGCTGAAGGCGGTCCATCGAGGCCAAAGCGTCTTCGGGGAGGCCATCATCACCAAACTGCCTACCCTTCTAAAGGAGGACAGACCAAGGGATCTCCGCCAGTTTGACATCACCGAACGGGAACAACGGATCATTGAACTGGTGGCTCAGGGATTAAGCAACAAAGAGATCGCTCAGACTCTGCACCTGAGCGAAGGGACGGTACGCAACTATCTAAGCACGATCCTGGAAAAACTAGGGCTGCGCGATCGCACCCAGTTGGCAGTCTTCTTCCTCACGGGGAAGTGA
- a CDS encoding sensor histidine kinase, whose amino-acid sequence MGVLLRLVLLACCITLLPGQAEDVSAVVALLAALTSSALNGYLQAKPVLGVTLGLYILACMLWPPFGLFVPLVCYDALVMFQATDRPGWLLAVIGAFGVTVVNLPVATGLSVGALLGVSYLLAYYTVALEKNDKMARTLRDNAHELTLLLQRQNQELLAKQDYEIRLATLNERSRIAREIHDHVGHLLSRCLLQVGALLVTKPHGPHQESLTMIKDTLAQAMEQMRKSVHDLHAESFELRTQVEALVQEFTFCPIRLDYRLEREPSKDIAYCFLAVIKEGLNNIMRHSGATQATLMLLEHPALYQLILQDNGAGARPDTGQGLGLKSMLERVQTLQGQMTIDQEGGFRIFISIPKGGKTREGSHHR is encoded by the coding sequence ATGGGAGTCTTGCTGCGGCTAGTATTGCTGGCCTGCTGTATTACCCTGCTGCCAGGACAAGCGGAGGATGTGAGCGCAGTGGTGGCGCTCCTTGCGGCCTTGACCAGCAGCGCGTTAAATGGTTATCTGCAAGCAAAGCCCGTCCTTGGTGTCACTTTGGGCCTGTACATCCTCGCCTGCATGCTCTGGCCCCCTTTCGGCCTATTTGTCCCCTTGGTGTGCTATGACGCCCTAGTGATGTTCCAGGCCACGGACCGACCGGGCTGGCTTCTGGCCGTCATCGGTGCTTTCGGCGTAACGGTGGTCAATCTGCCGGTGGCCACAGGACTCTCGGTGGGGGCTTTACTGGGGGTAAGCTATCTATTGGCCTATTACACCGTGGCCCTAGAAAAGAACGATAAGATGGCCAGGACCCTCCGAGACAACGCCCATGAGCTAACCCTGTTGCTCCAACGTCAAAACCAAGAGCTGTTAGCTAAACAGGATTACGAAATTCGCCTGGCTACCTTAAACGAACGAAGCCGCATCGCCCGGGAGATCCATGATCATGTGGGACATCTTCTTTCCCGATGTCTTTTGCAGGTAGGTGCTTTACTGGTCACAAAACCCCACGGCCCCCACCAAGAAAGCTTAACAATGATCAAAGACACCCTCGCCCAGGCCATGGAACAGATGCGAAAAAGCGTCCATGATCTGCACGCTGAATCCTTCGAACTGCGGACCCAGGTGGAAGCCTTGGTCCAGGAGTTCACCTTCTGCCCCATTCGCCTGGACTATCGCTTGGAAAGGGAGCCGTCGAAGGACATCGCCTATTGTTTCCTGGCGGTGATCAAAGAGGGCTTGAACAATATCATGCGTCACTCCGGGGCTACCCAAGCCACCCTCATGCTTTTGGAACACCCGGCCCTCTATCAGCTCATCCTGCAGGATAACGGTGCTGGGGCCCGTCCGGATACTGGACAGGGACTGGGTCTAAAGAGTATGCTGGAACGGGTTCAGACCCTGCAGGGTCAAATGACCATCGACCAAGAGGGGGGCTTTAGGATCTTTATCTCCATTCCGAAGGGAGGCAAAACCCGTGAAGGTTCTCATCATCGATGA
- a CDS encoding ABC transporter ATP-binding protein, whose product MVRVENLVKRYGNVLALDHFNLQVKRGEIVGLLGPNGSGKTTAINCILALLKYDKGTIEVFGQPMRPDAYEIKQRIGIVMQNVAVFDELRVEENVDYFCGLYVQDAATRKKLVQEAIEFVGLDDFRRTYPRKLSGGLLRRLNIACGIAHRPELLILDEPTVAVDPQSRNKILEGIKELNRHGTTVIYTSHYMEEVEQLCTRVVIMDQGKTVAEGTTEELKGMINHGERINVEVYFLPPEDLAQIRQLPNVTRATFADNHLLVHFEGGQHNLLHLLDYLKSREISFNRVFSTQPTLNDVFLEITGRQLRD is encoded by the coding sequence CTGGTACGGGTGGAAAACTTGGTGAAACGCTACGGCAATGTGCTGGCCCTGGACCACTTTAACCTCCAGGTGAAAAGGGGAGAGATTGTGGGCCTTCTGGGACCTAACGGGTCCGGTAAGACCACGGCCATCAACTGCATCTTGGCTTTGTTGAAATATGATAAGGGCACCATTGAAGTCTTTGGGCAGCCCATGCGGCCCGATGCCTATGAGATTAAGCAGAGGATCGGGATTGTGATGCAAAACGTGGCGGTCTTTGATGAATTGCGGGTGGAAGAAAACGTAGACTACTTCTGCGGCCTTTATGTGCAGGACGCGGCGACCCGGAAGAAACTGGTGCAGGAGGCCATCGAGTTTGTGGGACTCGACGACTTCCGGCGGACCTATCCCCGGAAGCTTTCGGGGGGCTTGCTTCGCCGACTGAACATTGCCTGTGGCATTGCCCACCGACCGGAACTGTTGATCCTGGACGAACCCACGGTGGCGGTGGATCCCCAAAGTCGTAATAAAATCCTGGAGGGGATCAAGGAGCTGAACCGCCATGGTACCACTGTCATCTACACCTCCCACTACATGGAGGAGGTGGAGCAACTGTGCACCCGGGTGGTGATCATGGATCAGGGGAAGACCGTGGCCGAAGGGACCACCGAGGAATTGAAAGGGATGATCAACCACGGGGAGCGCATCAATGTTGAAGTCTATTTCCTCCCCCCCGAAGATCTAGCCCAGATCCGGCAACTGCCCAATGTGACCCGGGCCACCTTCGCGGATAATCATCTTTTGGTGCACTTTGAAGGGGGGCAGCACAATTTGCTCCACCTATTGGATTACCTCAAGTCCCGGGAGATCTCCTTCAATCGGGTGTTTTCCACCCAGCCTACTTTGAACGACGTGTTTCTAGAGATCACCGGCCGCCAACTGCGGGATTAG
- a CDS encoding ABC transporter permease, with protein MFAFLYFYRLKCLLRDRMLVFWTLLFSLVLATLFYFAFGRLTTEFERFEPIKVAVVDNPAYRTQVAFRDLLDNLSQSGEQQLLDLAVVDEATAEKMLEEDKVVGLIRVTDGLELVVKGPGLKQSILKGILDQYLQTGETVTRIVKENAGVLNELLAGLGNQQEYTRQVAYSDAVPETVLTYFYALIAMTCLYSGFWGLRNTKDIQADLSPEGARRSVAPTHKLQVVLADTAAVVTASFGEVLILLAYMALGLGIQFGSETGYVLLTCFAGCLVGVSLGNLIGTVLPGGEGVKVGVLIGVSMLMSFLSGLMYVEMKHIVDRSLPFLSLINPAALITDAFYSLYVYDTHRRFFMNIGMLLLLSLVMSLVSFFWLRRERYASI; from the coding sequence ATGTTTGCCTTTTTGTACTTTTACCGCCTGAAGTGCCTGCTGCGTGACCGGATGCTGGTTTTTTGGACTTTGCTCTTTTCTTTGGTGTTGGCCACCCTGTTTTATTTTGCCTTCGGACGGTTGACCACGGAATTTGAGCGCTTTGAGCCCATCAAAGTGGCCGTAGTGGATAACCCAGCATACAGGACCCAGGTGGCCTTTCGGGATCTTTTGGATAACCTCTCCCAGTCGGGGGAGCAGCAGCTTTTGGACTTGGCGGTGGTGGATGAAGCCACAGCAGAAAAGATGTTGGAGGAAGACAAAGTGGTGGGCCTGATCCGGGTAACCGATGGTCTGGAGTTGGTGGTGAAGGGGCCCGGACTTAAACAAAGCATCCTGAAAGGGATCCTTGATCAGTACCTCCAGACCGGAGAGACGGTGACAAGAATTGTGAAGGAAAACGCCGGGGTATTGAATGAACTTTTGGCGGGCCTGGGCAACCAGCAGGAGTACACCCGCCAGGTGGCCTATTCCGACGCGGTGCCCGAGACCGTGCTCACTTATTTCTATGCCTTGATTGCCATGACGTGCCTTTACAGCGGGTTTTGGGGCCTGCGGAACACTAAAGACATCCAGGCGGATCTATCGCCCGAGGGTGCCCGCCGCAGTGTGGCCCCTACCCATAAACTGCAGGTGGTTCTGGCGGATACCGCGGCGGTGGTGACCGCTAGTTTCGGGGAAGTCTTAATTCTGCTAGCCTATATGGCCTTGGGGCTGGGGATCCAGTTCGGCAGTGAAACGGGCTACGTACTGCTGACCTGTTTTGCCGGCTGTCTTGTCGGGGTGTCTTTGGGTAATCTTATCGGTACCGTTCTTCCCGGTGGGGAGGGGGTTAAGGTGGGGGTTCTCATCGGGGTTAGCATGTTGATGAGTTTCCTCAGCGGGTTGATGTATGTGGAGATGAAACACATTGTGGACCGCTCGCTTCCCTTTTTGTCCCTCATTAATCCGGCGGCCCTGATCACCGATGCCTTTTACAGTCTTTACGTTTACGATACCCATCGGCGCTTTTTCATGAACATCGGGATGCTGTTGCTGCTTTCTTTGGTGATGAGCTTGGTGAGCTTTTTCTGGCTGAGGAGGGAACGGTATGCAAGTATTTAA
- a CDS encoding ABC transporter permease encodes MQVFKAYLKVIRSSIGSLVIPFGVFLSIALLVGPAEEATQYFTPTKVPIAVINRDTEGIVAQGLVDYLDQTFRLMSYPDDPQLLQDALFYRSVEYVVIIPAGFSAGFLAGEKVQIEKVIVPASSTSFYVDLAVNRFLNTLRLYRDYGPQGSPGQLVQATLGDLRVETRVSLYGEGPSSTVDKPYSFYFRYSAYALLGMITMGVSTVMLAFNRRDLLLRNYCAPLPRRQMHLQLFLGHGVFALGSWILVFLPGLLLYGRKSLLPMNLLGLYALNTVIFAVVCATIGFMVGSLVKNRNIQPGVVNVLSIGMNFLGGVFVPQAFMSDSVLAVARFLPSYWFVRACDLTASLTKLNPSTLRPIYGSMLIQLGFAVAIFSVTLLLTKERKLSQF; translated from the coding sequence ATGCAAGTATTTAAAGCCTATCTGAAGGTAATCCGTAGTTCCATAGGTTCCTTGGTAATTCCCTTTGGGGTCTTTCTGAGCATCGCCCTGCTGGTGGGCCCCGCGGAGGAGGCGACCCAGTATTTCACTCCCACCAAGGTCCCCATCGCCGTGATTAACCGGGATACCGAGGGAATTGTTGCCCAGGGATTGGTGGACTATCTAGACCAGACCTTTCGGTTAATGTCCTATCCCGATGACCCCCAGCTTTTGCAGGATGCGCTTTTTTATCGCAGTGTGGAATATGTGGTTATCATTCCTGCAGGGTTTTCCGCAGGTTTCCTGGCTGGTGAAAAGGTGCAGATCGAAAAGGTGATTGTGCCCGCCTCCTCCACCAGTTTCTACGTAGACCTGGCGGTAAACAGGTTTCTCAATACTCTGCGGTTATACCGGGACTATGGCCCCCAGGGTTCCCCGGGACAACTGGTTCAGGCGACCCTCGGGGACTTACGGGTGGAAACCCGGGTAAGCCTTTACGGGGAGGGGCCCTCCAGCACTGTCGACAAGCCCTATTCCTTCTATTTCCGCTACAGTGCCTATGCTTTGTTGGGTATGATCACCATGGGCGTCAGTACGGTGATGCTGGCCTTTAACCGACGGGACCTGCTTTTACGCAACTACTGTGCGCCCCTACCCCGGCGGCAGATGCACCTGCAATTGTTCCTGGGCCATGGAGTCTTTGCTTTGGGTTCTTGGATACTGGTTTTCTTGCCGGGTCTGCTCCTTTATGGTCGGAAGAGCCTTCTTCCCATGAACCTGTTGGGGTTGTATGCCCTGAATACAGTAATCTTTGCGGTGGTTTGTGCCACCATTGGTTTTATGGTGGGTAGCCTTGTGAAGAACCGCAACATTCAGCCGGGAGTGGTGAACGTTCTTTCTATAGGCATGAACTTCCTGGGCGGAGTCTTCGTTCCCCAGGCCTTCATGAGCGACTCGGTCCTGGCGGTGGCCCGATTCCTGCCGTCCTATTGGTTTGTCCGGGCCTGTGATCTAACCGCAAGCCTCACCAAGCTCAATCCTAGCACCCTCCGGCCTATCTACGGCAGTATGTTGATCCAATTGGGGTTTGCGGTGGCGATCTTCTCCGTGACTTTGCTGCTGACCAAGGAACGCAAGCTGTCCCAGTTTTAG
- a CDS encoding DUF3796 domain-containing protein, with protein sequence MAWQKRINWLGFLGFLGFLGFLKSSQGEPQYIFFVFFSFFAYFLPTPSRWEPAMEHRLFSWMVSIYSILLFLLYILLVLNKTIFHVTSISIHTVELVVSIFLAVTTVLFVFLRYVISKGGK encoded by the coding sequence ATGGCGTGGCAGAAGCGGATAAACTGGTTGGGCTTTCTGGGCTTCCTGGGCTTTTTGGGTTTTCTTAAGTCTTCCCAAGGGGAACCGCAGTACATCTTCTTTGTCTTCTTTTCCTTCTTTGCCTATTTTCTCCCTACCCCGTCCCGCTGGGAGCCGGCGATGGAACACCGTCTGTTCTCCTGGATGGTTTCCATCTACTCGATTTTGCTCTTCCTGTTGTATATCCTCTTGGTTCTCAACAAGACAATCTTCCATGTGACCTCCATCTCTATCCATACCGTGGAACTGGTGGTTTCTATCTTCCTCGCGGTGACCACGGTGCTGTTTGTCTTCCTACGGTACGTTATCTCCAAAGGGGGGAAATGA
- a CDS encoding class I SAM-dependent methyltransferase: MVDRNRLRQEWLALAPAWIRECREGKNSVRAGMLDAVMLEACGTVTGLRVLDSGCGEGRFCRMLVERGAAYVLGLDLCPPMIEAARQLQSQRDEYRVADVQDLSFLESETFDLAVSYLNHCDLPDFAANTREIFRVLKGGGRFVIANLHPMRSASGKWYRDDQGNKLHVILDDYFDEGERHWTMLGVEFTNFHRSLSTCINSFIETGFSLVRLIEPTVTEEQLVPYPDLDDEMRVPNFIVFVLEKPEGAR, translated from the coding sequence ATGGTGGATCGGAACAGATTGCGACAGGAGTGGCTCGCCCTGGCTCCGGCCTGGATTAGGGAGTGCCGGGAGGGGAAAAACTCGGTGCGGGCGGGTATGTTGGACGCGGTGATGCTGGAGGCCTGTGGGACTGTGACGGGCTTACGGGTCTTGGACTCTGGGTGTGGTGAAGGGCGCTTTTGCCGGATGCTAGTGGAACGGGGCGCCGCCTATGTACTGGGTTTGGATCTGTGTCCGCCTATGATCGAAGCCGCCCGGCAATTGCAGTCCCAAAGAGACGAATACCGAGTGGCGGATGTCCAGGATCTGAGTTTCCTGGAAAGTGAAACCTTTGATCTGGCCGTTTCATATCTTAATCACTGTGACCTTCCGGACTTTGCTGCTAATACAAGGGAGATCTTCCGGGTGCTTAAGGGGGGCGGTCGGTTCGTAATTGCCAATCTGCACCCCATGCGGTCCGCCTCGGGAAAGTGGTACCGGGACGATCAGGGCAATAAGCTCCACGTGATCCTAGACGACTACTTCGACGAAGGGGAACGGCACTGGACCATGCTGGGGGTAGAGTTCACTAATTTCCACCGTTCCCTGTCAACGTGTATCAATAGCTTTATTGAGACAGGCTTTTCCCTGGTAAGGCTGATCGAACCGACGGTGACCGAGGAGCAGTTGGTTCCGTATCCGGATTTGGATGATGAGATGCGTGTACCCAACTTCATCGTTTTTGTCCTGGAAAAGCCCGAGGGTGCTAGGTAA
- a CDS encoding methionine adenosyltransferase, producing MLTGKRDFLFTSESVTEGHPDKMCDQISDAILDAIIAQDPEARVACEVAVTTGMVLVMGEISTVAQVDIPKLVRNTIREIGYDRAKYGFDADTCAVLVALDEQSPDISMGVQRALEVRNQVDGNSRLEYLGAGDQGLMFGYACDETPELMPLPIALAHRLAQRLSQVRKSGELAYLRPDGKAQVTVQYRDDRPVRIDTVVVSTQHSPEITREQLERDLLHHVINPLLPADLVDGETKYHINPTGRFVIGGPQGDAGLTGRKIIVDTYGGMARHGGGAFSGKDPTKVDRCAAYAARYVAKNIVAAGLASRCEIQVAYAIGMMHPVSLMVDTFGTGIISDGEITALVRKNFDLRPGAIIRDLDLRRPIYRQVAAYGHFGRPDLDLPWERIDKAELLRQQVSSTVRN from the coding sequence ATGTTGACAGGCAAAAGGGATTTCTTGTTTACTTCTGAATCGGTGACCGAAGGTCATCCGGACAAAATGTGTGATCAGATTTCCGATGCCATCCTGGATGCCATCATCGCCCAGGACCCCGAGGCGCGGGTGGCCTGCGAGGTGGCCGTTACAACAGGGATGGTCCTGGTGATGGGAGAGATCAGCACCGTGGCCCAGGTGGACATCCCCAAACTGGTCCGAAACACCATTCGGGAGATCGGCTATGATCGGGCTAAATACGGGTTTGATGCTGACACCTGCGCGGTGCTGGTCGCCCTCGATGAGCAGTCGCCAGATATTTCCATGGGTGTGCAGCGGGCCTTGGAAGTGCGCAACCAGGTGGACGGCAACTCCAGACTGGAATACCTGGGGGCAGGGGATCAGGGCCTGATGTTCGGGTACGCCTGCGATGAAACCCCTGAACTGATGCCTTTGCCCATTGCCCTGGCCCATCGGTTAGCCCAGCGGCTGAGCCAGGTGAGAAAGTCCGGGGAGCTGGCCTATCTGCGTCCCGACGGGAAGGCGCAGGTGACGGTGCAGTATCGGGATGACCGACCGGTGCGGATTGATACGGTGGTGGTCTCCACCCAGCATAGCCCCGAGATTACCAGAGAACAGTTGGAGCGGGATCTTTTGCACCATGTGATTAACCCACTTCTACCAGCGGACTTGGTGGATGGGGAGACGAAGTATCATATTAACCCCACCGGCCGGTTCGTGATTGGTGGTCCCCAGGGTGACGCGGGCCTGACGGGAAGGAAGATTATCGTGGATACTTACGGGGGTATGGCCAGACATGGGGGCGGGGCCTTCTCGGGCAAGGATCCCACCAAGGTAGATCGGTGTGCCGCCTATGCCGCCCGGTATGTGGCCAAGAACATCGTGGCTGCGGGCTTGGCTAGCCGGTGTGAGATCCAGGTGGCCTATGCCATCGGGATGATGCATCCGGTTTCCCTCATGGTAGACACCTTTGGGACCGGGATCATCTCCGATGGGGAGATTACGGCGTTGGTCCGCAAGAACTTTGACCTGCGGCCCGGGGCGATCATTCGGGACTTGGATTTAAGAAGGCCCATCTACCGTCAGGTGGCGGCCTATGGTCATTTCGGCCGGCCGGATTTGGACTTGCCCTGGGAGAGGATCGACAAAGCTGAGCTGCTGCGGCAACAGGTTTCCAGTACTGTCCGGAACTGA
- a CDS encoding response regulator transcription factor: MQVLRGIVDGKSNREIAQELFLSEKTVKNHITNLLRKLGVQDRTQAAVLALREGEFD, from the coding sequence ATGCAGGTTCTACGGGGCATCGTGGATGGGAAGAGCAACCGGGAGATCGCCCAAGAGCTGTTTCTCTCTGAAAAGACGGTGAAAAACCACATCACCAATTTGCTCCGTAAGCTTGGTGTTCAGGATCGTACCCAGGCAGCGGTGCTGGCTCTTCGGGAAGGCGAGTTTGATTAG
- a CDS encoding DUF192 domain-containing protein → MGVGTAGGVSVRTVEVVNLSTGQTVGTRIWVADRPWWRLRGLLGRKDLAPDQGMLLVPCCNIHTFGMGFSIDVIYGYRDGTVCKMLTGFPPNRVGPLVLGGHFVLELPAGTIARKAIKVGHRLHWRDP, encoded by the coding sequence ATCGGGGTTGGAACTGCTGGGGGTGTTTCGGTGCGGACCGTTGAGGTTGTTAATCTCAGCACGGGCCAGACCGTAGGCACGCGGATCTGGGTGGCGGATCGGCCTTGGTGGCGTTTGCGGGGCCTGCTTGGTCGGAAGGACCTGGCTCCGGATCAGGGCATGCTCCTTGTGCCTTGCTGTAACATCCATACCTTCGGCATGGGGTTTTCTATCGATGTGATCTACGGGTACCGGGACGGCACCGTCTGCAAGATGCTGACGGGCTTTCCTCCCAACCGGGTGGGGCCGCTGGTGCTGGGAGGTCATTTTGTTCTGGAGCTGCCTGCGGGGACCATTGCCCGAAAGGCTATCAAGGTCGGTCACCGGTTACATTGGCGGGACCCTTGA
- a CDS encoding C40 family peptidase: MRGPFGIVTVAIILLFSSGVQAMEIVQVTSAQAEQALQVAYDYAEFAYSYQGQQYTGMPYLLGGRTTRAELEEALIRGESIENLGLDASGLVVNCYREVIPDLKFRYQSDRGFVPVSDVNSYALFNWNIVPKPLEELRPGDLIFFKNASGRIMGVGLLVRVTVNQVRCIVASENAGRIMETGMMLEGEYWKTHFAGGGRLTYVRAD, translated from the coding sequence ATGCGAGGTCCATTCGGTATTGTAACAGTAGCCATAATCCTGTTGTTTTCTAGTGGTGTGCAGGCGATGGAGATTGTTCAGGTTACCTCGGCCCAAGCGGAACAAGCCTTGCAGGTTGCCTACGACTATGCCGAGTTTGCCTATTCATATCAGGGACAACAGTATACGGGGATGCCCTATCTTTTGGGAGGCAGGACCACCCGGGCCGAGCTTGAGGAGGCCCTGATTCGTGGTGAGTCCATTGAGAACCTAGGGTTAGATGCTTCCGGTCTGGTGGTTAACTGTTACCGGGAGGTTATCCCCGATCTCAAATTCCGTTACCAAAGTGACCGTGGTTTTGTGCCGGTTTCCGATGTTAACAGTTATGCTCTGTTCAACTGGAATATTGTGCCCAAACCCTTGGAGGAGTTACGCCCAGGGGATCTCATTTTCTTCAAGAATGCTTCGGGACGGATCATGGGCGTGGGTCTTTTGGTGCGGGTGACGGTCAATCAAGTGCGGTGCATTGTGGCGTCGGAGAATGCGGGGCGCATTATGGAGACGGGCATGATGTTGGAGGGGGAATACTGGAAAACCCATTTTGCCGGTGGCGGCCGCCTGACCTATGTGCGCGCAGACTAG
- a CDS encoding DUF4065 domain-containing protein, producing MITYCPTCNTDREATVYKREETYPVKGEPITIIADVVVCNVCGDTIYDDELDGKNLERAYADYRKKHGLLSPEDIKQIRAKYGLSQRGISALLGWSPTTIARYETGAIPSRPHNDQLIRFRDDPYYARKLYNENKDKLNRLEAKRVVEAFDSMGSSCHIARTMGDSLSRCYTNKDPVYVGNKVFDIDKLTNMVIFFVSEMKGVVKSKLLKLLWYADFLCYNRHGESISGTAYVHNYYGPIPEHHETLIAYLCEEGAIEIKPYDGPYEGECIVPAVEFDRELFSESELEVLEDVLEKFRNATAKDLTDYSHSEDGYKMTEMKQLIPYTYADSLRALH from the coding sequence TTGCAGATGTGGTGGTGTGCAATGTCTGCGGTGACACCATCTATGATGACGAACTTGATGGGAAAAACCTGGAAAGAGCGTATGCTGATTACCGGAAGAAGCATGGCCTCTTGTCTCCGGAAGACATAAAGCAAATTAGGGCCAAATATGGTTTGTCGCAGAGGGGCATCAGTGCTTTGCTCGGCTGGAGTCCAACGACAATTGCGCGTTACGAAACTGGAGCTATTCCGAGTAGGCCGCACAATGACCAACTAATTCGATTTCGTGACGATCCCTACTATGCCCGTAAACTGTACAATGAGAACAAGGATAAGCTCAACCGGTTAGAAGCAAAGAGAGTTGTTGAGGCCTTTGATTCGATGGGTTCCTCATGCCACATTGCTAGAACAATGGGGGATTCCCTTTCTCGGTGTTACACGAATAAGGATCCGGTCTACGTTGGCAACAAGGTGTTTGATATTGATAAGCTGACGAACATGGTGATCTTCTTTGTGTCCGAGATGAAAGGTGTTGTAAAATCGAAGCTTCTTAAACTGCTATGGTATGCCGACTTTCTCTGCTACAATAGGCACGGGGAGTCTATCAGTGGTACAGCGTATGTACACAACTACTACGGACCTATCCCCGAGCATCACGAGACACTTATCGCTTATCTTTGCGAGGAAGGTGCTATAGAGATAAAGCCCTATGATGGCCCATATGAGGGAGAGTGTATCGTACCTGCGGTCGAGTTCGATAGGGAGTTGTTCTCTGAAAGCGAACTTGAGGTATTGGAAGACGTGCTGGAGAAGTTCAGGAACGCCACCGCAAAAGACCTTACGGATTATTCCCATAGCGAGGACGGGTATAAGATGACTGAAATGAAGCAACTGATCCCGTACACCTATGCCGACTCTTTAAGGGCTTTGCATTGA